From the Gemmatimonadota bacterium genome, one window contains:
- a CDS encoding cadherin-like beta sandwich domain-containing protein produces MNITETGDVISGTPPSTVTFKANESTATLTVATDDDDINEVASEVTAQIQTGTGYTVGTPASATVTVNDNDMPQVTITANTTSITEGMNATFTLTAHPRPATALTVNVNITETGDVISGIPPSTVTFSARQTTARLKVATDDDDVRESDGTVMAQITTGVGYTVGIPSSASINVNDNDTPPNSPATGAPIIIGKSELGETLTTDVSNIRDANGLTNVSYTYQWIRVIGSMETEIPGATGSTYEVVIADSGYQLKVRVNFTDDVGYPEELESALTEMIVIPGVTPVITITADPPSVTEGEAATFTITATPAPTITLTVNVNVTETAKTLSGTPPSTVTISAGQTTLTVATDDDKKDEHASVVTAQVRAGMGYVVGTPSSDRVLVLDDDLPPAMDATLSNLTINPGIMNPTFAPATLSYTALVPHDASSVTVTVTPNNPDATVSINGQNTTTLNIPFTGDTMDVTVTVTAVDGVTQLTYTITVNRAPAGLPQVTITANPTTVTEGTNATFTITANQPSVTDVNVNVNVTETAKMLSGTPPSTVTISAGHTTATLTVATEDDDVDEHASVVTAQVKVGTGYTIGDPSSASVLVLDDEVVLSTNAKLSSLTINPGTPNPAFDPDTYTYTATVPYATTTVTVTAIPSDIDATVTINGQTATSSNVPFTGDTMDITVTVTAEDNTTQVTYTITVNRGAPSTDATLSDLTINPGELNPAFDPATLDYTVSVENGISTITITATANHPGATITINGQTATTLDVSLVEGENTITVIVTAEDNITQLTYTITVNREAPVPQVTISTNITPVTEGTDATFTITATPAPTTALTVNVNVTETKNVISSTPPSTVTINANESTATLTVATEDDNTNENASVITSALQSGTGYTAGTPSSASVTVNDNDAAPNNPATGAPTITGTPEVGETLTADVSNIRDIDGLENVTYIYQWIRLVGSVETEISGATGVTYEVATADIGSRIKVRVNFTDDAGNAEELESELTSVVVAPVVPVLAITASTTPITEGAAATFTITVTPAPATALTVNVNITETGNVISGTPPATITISANQTTLTVATDDDNVDEEASAITTALQAGTGYTVGDPSSASVTVNDNDIPPNSPATGAPTISGTPRVGQTLTADVSNIQDANGLTNVSYTYQWIRLVGSVETEIIGATGVTYQITITDVDRQLKVRVNFTDDLGYAEELESAWTAVITPEEPRVIKLDGWLARFGRTASNHVIETVRERVRGHVGTNHVVIGGYNLDQMNYNGLSYNPAWMTGDSPMRFSIEAAQSDHDKEILKQIISSTSFALSGTLGPYSEPRWAVWGRGATTRFSGTDDDQTVEGDVTSVMLGIDYGDNSFQGGLVLSYSMGDGILGTIANTRDEWSVETTLTGIYPWARLALTNRFSVWGMLGYGGGDLPLSLEGIKQLETDANMVMGAIGTRTDLIGSTYHDGFSLSLASDMMLSRANADDLRDLLENKGTASRVRVLLEGSHVLWIAGGTLQPLAELGMRYDGGDADTGMGIEIGAGMRYVLSSLGLMIEGRVRGLIAHQEGSYEEWGGSGTIRLSPNPSGEGLSLRVSPTWGDASGSALALWSRPDMSDIASGRNSEVYASNRVSTEVAYGVPLGDKLVATPFVGLQNRHKRIGVGLHRDSLFGLAVEGMQHNRDLALRIRAGMHTQHIILRLEGSLDTYGHHAYFRLHHDMK; encoded by the coding sequence GTGAACATCACCGAAACCGGCGATGTCATCAGCGGCACACCACCTTCAACTGTCACCTTCAAAGCCAACGAATCCACCGCCACACTGACAGTAGCTACAGACGACGATGATATAAATGAAGTCGCCAGCGAAGTAACAGCGCAAATACAGACTGGAACAGGCTACACAGTAGGCACACCAGCCTCGGCAACTGTCACCGTCAATGACAACGACATGCCACAGGTGACAATCACAGCGAATACGACATCCATTACTGAAGGCATGAATGCCACCTTCACACTCACAGCGCATCCCAGACCGGCGACCGCACTGACCGTGAACGTGAACATCACCGAAACCGGCGATGTCATCAGCGGCATACCCCCATCAACTGTCACCTTCAGCGCCAGACAGACCACCGCCAGGCTAAAAGTAGCAACGGACGACGATGATGTGCGCGAATCAGATGGGACTGTAATGGCGCAGATAACGACAGGTGTGGGCTACACAGTAGGCATACCTTCCTCAGCGAGCATAAACGTCAACGACAACGACACGCCACCGAACTCACCAGCAACAGGTGCCCCAATAATCATCGGCAAATCCGAACTGGGTGAAACACTGACAACCGATGTTTCGAACATCCGGGATGCCAATGGTCTCACCAATGTGTCATACACCTATCAGTGGATCCGCGTAATCGGCAGTATGGAGACCGAGATCCCCGGAGCCACGGGTTCGACGTACGAAGTGGTAATAGCCGATAGTGGTTACCAGCTAAAAGTTCGGGTAAACTTCACCGACGATGTGGGCTATCCCGAAGAACTGGAAAGCGCATTAACAGAAATGATAGTCATACCGGGCGTGACGCCGGTAATAACAATCACAGCGGACCCCCCGAGTGTCACCGAAGGCGAGGCTGCGACATTCACAATCACAGCGACCCCTGCACCCACAATCACACTCACCGTGAACGTGAACGTCACTGAGACCGCCAAAACCCTCAGCGGCACACCACCTTCAACTGTCACCATCAGCGCTGGCCAGACCACCCTGACAGTCGCAACAGACGACGATAAAAAGGACGAACACGCCAGTGTCGTAACCGCGCAAGTGCGAGCCGGAATGGGCTATGTAGTGGGCACGCCATCCTCAGATAGAGTACTCGTCCTGGATGACGACCTGCCGCCAGCAATGGACGCAACCCTGAGCAACCTGACAATCAACCCCGGTATTATGAACCCGACATTCGCCCCGGCGACATTGTCCTACACCGCCCTAGTGCCCCACGATGCCTCATCAGTAACAGTTACAGTAACACCCAATAACCCGGACGCAACCGTATCCATCAACGGCCAGAACACCACCACATTGAACATACCATTTACCGGTGACACGATGGACGTCACAGTAACAGTAACAGCCGTGGATGGCGTCACCCAATTGACCTACACCATCACCGTCAACCGTGCGCCAGCGGGGCTCCCGCAGGTGACCATCACAGCGAATCCCACAACCGTCACCGAAGGCACGAATGCCACCTTCACAATCACAGCAAATCAGCCATCGGTAACCGATGTGAACGTGAACGTAAACGTAACAGAAACAGCCAAAATGCTCAGCGGCACACCGCCTTCAACAGTCACTATAAGCGCCGGCCACACCACCGCCACTCTCACAGTAGCAACAGAAGACGACGATGTAGATGAACACGCCAGTGTTGTAACCGCGCAAGTAAAAGTCGGAACAGGTTATACAATAGGCGATCCATCCTCGGCGAGCGTACTCGTGCTGGACGACGAAGTGGTATTATCGACCAACGCAAAGCTGAGCAGCCTGACAATCAACCCCGGCACACCGAATCCAGCATTCGATCCCGACACATACACCTACACTGCCACAGTGCCGTACGCGACCACAACAGTAACAGTAACAGCAATACCCAGTGACATAGACGCAACCGTAACCATCAATGGGCAGACCGCAACCTCATCAAACGTACCGTTTACCGGTGACACGATGGACATCACAGTAACAGTCACCGCCGAAGACAACACCACCCAAGTGACCTACACCATCACAGTCAACCGCGGTGCCCCATCGACAGACGCAACCCTGAGCGACCTGACAATCAATCCCGGCGAACTGAACCCGGCATTCGATCCGGCGACATTGGACTACACAGTCTCAGTGGAAAACGGAATCTCGACCATAACGATTACAGCAACAGCCAATCACCCGGGTGCAACCATAACCATCAACGGCCAGACCGCGACCACATTGGACGTATCACTTGTCGAAGGCGAAAACACCATCACAGTAATAGTCACAGCCGAAGACAACATCACGCAATTAACCTACACCATCACAGTCAACCGCGAAGCACCGGTCCCACAGGTGACCATCTCGACAAATATTACACCCGTCACCGAAGGCACGGATGCCACATTCACAATCACAGCAACCCCTGCGCCCACAACAGCGCTAACCGTGAACGTAAACGTGACAGAGACGAAAAATGTCATCAGCAGCACGCCGCCCTCGACTGTCACCATCAACGCCAACGAATCCACCGCTACTCTCACAGTCGCAACAGAAGACGATAACACAAATGAAAACGCGAGCGTCATAACCTCAGCATTACAGTCCGGAACAGGCTACACAGCAGGCACACCATCCTCGGCGAGCGTCACCGTAAACGACAACGACGCTGCCCCCAACAATCCAGCCACGGGTGCCCCAACAATCACTGGCACGCCCGAAGTAGGTGAAACACTGACAGCCGATGTCTCTAACATCCGGGATATCGACGGCCTCGAAAATGTCACCTATATCTACCAGTGGATCCGTCTGGTAGGCAGCGTAGAAACCGAAATCTCCGGAGCCACAGGTGTGACATACGAAGTCGCAACAGCCGACATTGGTTCCCGGATAAAAGTTCGGGTAAACTTCACCGATGATGCCGGCAACGCCGAAGAATTGGAAAGCGAATTGACCAGCGTCGTCGTTGCCCCCGTAGTGCCAGTCTTGGCAATCACAGCAAGTACCACACCCATCACCGAAGGCGCGGCTGCGACCTTTACAATCACAGTAACCCCTGCACCCGCAACAGCGCTAACCGTGAACGTGAATATAACCGAGACCGGCAACGTCATCAGCGGCACACCGCCCGCGACCATCACCATCAGCGCCAACCAGACCACCCTGACAGTCGCAACAGACGACGACAACGTAGATGAAGAAGCCAGCGCAATAACCACAGCACTACAAGCCGGAACGGGTTACACAGTGGGCGATCCATCCTCGGCGAGCGTCACCGTAAACGACAACGACATCCCCCCGAACTCGCCAGCCACAGGCGCCCCAACAATCAGCGGCACACCTCGAGTAGGTCAAACACTAACCGCGGACGTCTCGAACATCCAGGATGCCAATGGCCTCACCAATGTATCGTACACCTATCAGTGGATCCGTCTGGTAGGCAGCGTGGAAACCGAAATCATCGGCGCCACGGGTGTGACATACCAAATCACAATAACCGATGTTGACCGCCAGCTAAAAGTTCGAGTGAACTTCACCGACGACCTGGGCTATGCCGAAGAATTGGAAAGTGCATGGACAGCAGTTATTACACCAGAGGAACCCCGCGTGATAAAATTAGACGGATGGCTGGCGCGATTTGGGCGAACAGCATCAAATCACGTAATCGAAACCGTGCGCGAACGCGTGAGGGGGCATGTGGGCACCAACCATGTGGTAATCGGCGGATACAATCTGGATCAAATGAATTACAACGGACTATCCTACAATCCCGCATGGATGACGGGCGATTCCCCAATGAGATTTAGCATCGAGGCCGCGCAGAGTGATCACGACAAAGAGATATTGAAGCAAATCATATCCAGCACATCATTTGCCCTGTCTGGCACACTGGGACCATATAGCGAACCTCGATGGGCAGTGTGGGGCCGGGGCGCAACAACGCGCTTTAGTGGCACCGACGACGATCAGACAGTAGAAGGCGACGTAACATCGGTCATGCTGGGCATCGACTATGGAGATAACAGTTTCCAGGGCGGACTTGTCCTATCCTACTCCATGGGCGACGGCATACTGGGCACCATCGCCAATACCCGCGACGAATGGTCCGTAGAGACAACGCTGACAGGTATCTACCCCTGGGCGCGCCTCGCACTGACAAACCGATTCTCAGTATGGGGAATGCTGGGCTATGGAGGAGGCGACTTGCCCCTATCGCTCGAAGGCATCAAGCAATTAGAGACAGACGCAAACATGGTAATGGGAGCAATTGGTACCCGCACCGATTTAATCGGATCGACCTATCATGACGGATTCTCATTATCACTGGCGTCTGATATGATGCTATCGCGTGCGAATGCGGATGATCTGAGGGATTTGTTGGAGAACAAGGGCACTGCGAGCCGCGTACGCGTATTATTAGAAGGATCACACGTACTCTGGATCGCCGGGGGAACACTGCAACCATTAGCCGAATTGGGAATGCGGTATGATGGCGGCGATGCAGACACGGGCATGGGGATAGAAATTGGTGCCGGGATGCGCTATGTACTGTCCTCGCTGGGCCTGATGATTGAGGGTCGGGTACGCGGCCTCATAGCACACCAGGAAGGCAGTTATGAAGAATGGGGCGGCTCGGGCACAATCCGCCTGTCTCCAAACCCATCAGGCGAGGGACTATCGCTCAGGGTATCGCCAACATGGGGCGACGCATCTGGCAGCGCGCTTGCCCTGTGGTCAAGACCCGACATGAGCGACATTGCATCTGGTCGCAACTCGGAAGTCTATGCATCTAACCGCGTATCCACCGAAGTAGCTTATGGCGTGCCCTTAGGCGATAAATTAGTTGCAACGCCATTTGTCGGACTACAAAACAGGCACAAACGGATCGGCGTCGGCTTGCACAGAGATTCGTTATTCGGCCTTGCAGTCGAAGGCATGCAACACAATCGGGACCTTGCCTTGCGGATTCGCGCAGGCATGCACACGCAACACATCATCCTCCGCCTTGAAGGCAGCCTCGATACATATGGTCACCACGCCTATTTCAGGCTACACCACGATATGAAGTAA
- a CDS encoding PfkB family carbohydrate kinase, protein MTLKTLNHILSKFHNLAILVIGDYFLDRYLITDPDLAETSIETGLEAHQIIAIRNQPGAAGTITSNLSALGIGRVYALGIIGRDGQGYDLKQGLRATGVDITHLIEAPDRFTPTYTKPLNKKTGAEMERLDIKNRTPLPLDLENQLIKTLHHLLPLVDGVIALDQVQEPNCGVLTDRVVAELAKLSKTHPNTVCFADSRTRITNFKNVILKANRDEAIHAIGERDLNQCARIFSQRTGKPVFITLGPDGILIANNENLTHIPGIKVPPPIDIVGAGDSVSASVVSALCAGASLSDAAQIGVLASSITIQQIGTTGTASPEQIAKRFRDTQTS, encoded by the coding sequence ATGACCCTCAAAACCCTGAACCACATCCTCTCCAAATTCCACAACCTCGCCATCCTCGTCATCGGCGACTACTTCCTCGACCGCTATCTCATCACCGACCCCGACCTCGCCGAAACATCCATCGAAACCGGCCTTGAAGCGCACCAGATAATCGCCATTCGCAACCAGCCCGGCGCAGCCGGCACCATCACCTCCAACCTCAGCGCCCTCGGCATCGGACGCGTCTATGCTCTGGGTATAATCGGTCGCGACGGTCAGGGCTATGACCTCAAACAGGGATTGCGCGCCACGGGTGTAGATATCACCCACCTCATCGAAGCCCCCGACCGCTTTACCCCAACTTATACCAAACCCCTGAACAAAAAAACAGGCGCTGAAATGGAACGCCTGGACATAAAAAATCGAACGCCTTTACCTCTCGACCTCGAAAATCAACTCATCAAAACCCTGCATCATCTCCTCCCCCTGGTAGATGGCGTCATAGCCCTCGACCAGGTACAGGAACCCAACTGCGGTGTACTCACAGATCGGGTCGTTGCCGAACTCGCCAAACTATCCAAAACCCATCCCAACACCGTCTGCTTCGCCGACTCCCGCACCCGCATCACCAACTTCAAAAATGTCATCCTCAAAGCCAACCGCGACGAAGCCATACACGCCATTGGAGAACGCGACCTCAACCAATGTGCCCGCATCTTTTCTCAGCGCACCGGCAAACCCGTCTTCATCACCCTTGGACCCGACGGCATTCTCATTGCCAACAACGAAAACCTCACGCATATTCCCGGTATAAAAGTTCCGCCCCCCATCGACATCGTGGGTGCAGGTGACAGCGTCTCGGCATCTGTGGTCTCCGCCCTTTGTGCTGGCGCATCACTATCCGACGCCGCCCAAATCGGCGTATTGGCCTCATCCATCACCATACAACAAATCGGCACAACCGGCACAGCCTCGCCCGAACAAATCGCAAAGCGATTTCGAGACACCCAAACGTCTTAA
- a CDS encoding sulfatase-like hydrolase/transferase yields the protein MSDKPNFIVFMSDDQGHRDLSCMGATDFQTPNFDRIASRGAKLTRWYSNAPICSAGRCGILTGRYPIAAGIPGNVGVTADGMSPDLPTIPKALKKLGYQTFMSGKWHLGNREPFLPHNHGFDHWFGFTNGCIDYYSHIFYWALSSKNQARHDLWEDGREVYRNGTYFVDLMRDKAIEYIQKAKNDGRPFFMYIPFNTPHYPLHAPEEYMERYAHLSRSRQLMTAMLTVMDDAIGKILDELERLDLFDNTCIFFQPDHGPSREPRNWTDGTDLPYPGGDTGGLRGHKGTLWEGGIRVPTLMSWPARVQGGKTIDEIGIGMDIFPTILTAAGGDPEQYNLDGTDILPMIADNAPSPHGDLFWTQGPRGNTRVIQSDRYKLLLDQNEIHLANLNTDPNETTNIAGDEPDLTSDLLTRLNEWHASVT from the coding sequence ATGTCCGACAAACCCAACTTCATCGTATTTATGAGCGACGATCAGGGACATCGCGACCTCTCTTGCATGGGCGCGACCGACTTCCAAACCCCCAACTTTGACCGCATCGCATCTCGGGGCGCCAAACTCACCCGGTGGTATTCCAATGCCCCCATCTGCTCCGCCGGACGCTGCGGCATACTCACCGGGCGCTATCCCATTGCCGCGGGCATCCCCGGCAACGTAGGTGTAACTGCCGACGGCATGTCGCCAGACCTGCCCACCATACCCAAAGCACTCAAAAAACTGGGCTATCAAACCTTCATGTCGGGCAAATGGCACCTGGGCAACCGCGAACCCTTCTTGCCGCACAACCACGGCTTTGACCACTGGTTTGGCTTCACCAACGGCTGTATTGACTACTACTCGCACATCTTCTACTGGGCACTATCTTCGAAAAACCAGGCGCGGCACGACCTCTGGGAAGACGGCCGAGAAGTGTATCGCAACGGCACCTACTTCGTCGATCTCATGCGCGACAAAGCCATTGAATACATCCAAAAAGCCAAAAACGACGGACGACCCTTCTTCATGTACATCCCCTTCAACACCCCGCACTATCCCCTGCACGCGCCAGAAGAATACATGGAACGCTATGCACATCTATCTCGCTCGCGACAACTCATGACCGCCATGCTCACCGTCATGGACGACGCCATCGGCAAAATCCTCGACGAACTTGAGCGACTGGACCTCTTTGACAACACCTGCATCTTCTTTCAACCCGACCACGGACCCTCGCGCGAACCGCGCAACTGGACCGACGGCACAGACCTCCCCTATCCCGGCGGCGACACAGGGGGCCTGCGTGGGCACAAAGGCACCCTCTGGGAAGGCGGCATCCGCGTCCCCACACTCATGAGCTGGCCCGCGCGCGTACAGGGCGGAAAAACCATCGACGAAATCGGCATCGGCATGGACATCTTCCCCACCATCCTCACCGCCGCAGGCGGCGACCCCGAACAATACAACCTCGACGGCACGGACATACTCCCAATGATCGCCGACAACGCCCCCTCACCGCACGGCGACCTCTTCTGGACACAAGGACCCAGAGGCAACACCCGTGTGATTCAAAGCGACCGCTACAAACTCCTCCTCGACCAAAACGAAATACACCTCGCCAACCTCAATACCGACCCCAACGAAACCACCAATATCGCGGGCGACGAACCCGACTTGACCAGCGACCTCCTCACCCGCCTCAACGAATGGCATGCTTCTGTAACCTAA
- a CDS encoding SDR family NAD(P)-dependent oxidoreductase: MSNLRFAAEKERRVALVTGGARGIGGATAVRIAEEGRDVVIADVLAREGTETVEKIEALGQRAMFVETDVTDEAAVQACVAQAVARFGRLDILVCCAGILGWEKPFFEQPVAQFDKVMRINVYGVYHFHQAAIPHMLAGGWGRCVTITSGARNGSPNQVPYSVSKGAVYSFIGALGNAYCKQGVFVNGVEPGRALTDMVVPRFSPEYIANPPGQAMGRYSDPEEVAEVIEFLCSERNTYTSGSVWSVKGGRG; encoded by the coding sequence ATGTCGAATTTGCGTTTTGCAGCGGAAAAGGAACGGCGGGTTGCGCTTGTTACGGGTGGGGCGCGGGGGATTGGCGGGGCAACGGCGGTTCGGATTGCGGAGGAGGGGCGAGATGTTGTTATTGCCGATGTTCTGGCAAGAGAGGGGACGGAGACGGTTGAAAAGATTGAGGCATTGGGGCAGCGTGCGATGTTTGTGGAGACAGATGTGACGGATGAGGCTGCTGTGCAGGCGTGTGTGGCACAGGCGGTTGCGCGTTTTGGGAGATTGGATATTCTGGTGTGTTGTGCCGGTATTTTGGGATGGGAGAAGCCATTTTTTGAGCAGCCCGTAGCGCAGTTTGATAAGGTGATGCGTATCAATGTGTACGGGGTTTATCATTTTCACCAGGCTGCAATTCCCCATATGCTCGCAGGGGGTTGGGGGCGCTGTGTGACGATTACTTCGGGTGCGCGCAATGGCAGTCCGAATCAGGTGCCGTATTCGGTTTCGAAGGGGGCTGTGTATTCATTTATCGGTGCGCTGGGCAATGCGTATTGCAAACAGGGTGTGTTTGTCAATGGCGTGGAGCCGGGGCGGGCGTTGACGGATATGGTGGTGCCGAGGTTTTCGCCCGAGTATATTGCCAATCCTCCGGGGCAGGCGATGGGGCGGTATTCGGATCCGGAGGAGGTGGCTGAGGTAATTGAGTTTTTGTGTTCTGAGCGCAATACTTATACGTCGGGTTCGGTGTGGAGTGTGAAGGGGGGGAGAGGTTAG
- a CDS encoding mandelate racemase/muconate lactonizing enzyme family protein — MKIDQVEHFLLGNSYVVRLTTDTGISGIGTSACWGYPEAIQSIARVFKEYLIGQNPMRIEHHWQHLYRMAPFRGTALCGAVSAMDIALYDIKGKHFQVPVWELLGGNCRDKIRLHLLAGGPTPEQMYKNAKAAVAEGFTAVKFDPITAGYQNQAQSRIIQNAVEIVAAAREGAGPDVDLIVEVHRKLTPMVAVALGEALIPYHLYFMEDPIQIDTITTQAEIAKRIPVPLGNGERFTSIWEFRELLEHGGPQYVRPDIALAGGLTHCKKIAAIAESYHCAVVTHNFLSPLGTAASLHLDASIPNFITQEYSKNDESERNAVYKCAHKREGGYIPLPEAPGLGVELDDAKIPDTPFAPLTKVNTPRREDGSIAYAV; from the coding sequence ATGAAAATCGACCAGGTCGAACACTTCCTGCTCGGCAACAGCTATGTCGTCCGCCTCACCACCGACACCGGCATCTCGGGCATTGGAACCTCTGCTTGCTGGGGCTATCCCGAAGCCATCCAATCCATCGCCAGAGTCTTCAAAGAATACCTCATCGGACAAAACCCCATGCGCATAGAACACCACTGGCAGCACCTCTACCGCATGGCACCCTTTCGCGGCACCGCACTCTGCGGCGCAGTCAGCGCAATGGACATCGCCCTGTACGACATCAAAGGCAAACACTTTCAAGTCCCGGTCTGGGAACTCCTCGGCGGCAACTGCCGCGACAAAATTCGCCTGCACCTGCTCGCGGGCGGACCCACACCCGAACAAATGTATAAAAACGCAAAAGCCGCCGTTGCCGAAGGCTTCACCGCCGTCAAATTCGATCCCATCACAGCCGGATACCAGAACCAGGCGCAATCTCGTATCATACAAAACGCCGTCGAAATCGTCGCCGCTGCCCGAGAAGGTGCCGGACCCGATGTAGATCTCATCGTAGAAGTCCACCGCAAACTCACCCCAATGGTCGCCGTAGCCCTGGGCGAAGCCCTCATCCCCTATCATCTCTACTTCATGGAAGACCCCATCCAGATAGACACCATCACCACCCAGGCAGAAATCGCCAAACGCATTCCCGTACCCTTGGGCAATGGCGAGCGCTTCACCTCAATATGGGAATTTCGCGAACTCCTCGAACACGGCGGACCCCAATACGTGCGCCCGGACATAGCGCTGGCAGGAGGCCTGACCCACTGCAAAAAAATCGCCGCCATTGCCGAATCCTATCACTGCGCGGTCGTCACCCACAACTTTCTCAGCCCCCTGGGCACAGCCGCATCCCTTCACCTCGACGCCAGCATCCCCAACTTCATCACTCAGGAATACTCCAAAAACGACGAAAGCGAACGCAACGCCGTGTACAAATGCGCGCACAAACGCGAAGGCGGCTATATCCCCCTCCCCGAAGCCCCCGGCCTTGGCGTTGAACTCGACGACGCCAAAATCCCCGACACGCCCTTTGCCCCCTTAACCAAAGTCAATACACCGAGACGAGAGGACGGATCAATCGCGTATGCGGTGTGA
- a CDS encoding SAM-dependent methyltransferase, which translates to MRCETNYKTAILNAVSNPETFLRLTLSHPRRGTTCNKIAVRMVQIKNALHLQIARYSRTQDITENIRLTDANAALDELLALPFTQIHVQTSREDLHIRITKKGRALFKRAKPSRPNIKPTLSHNRVKHHPLSDNRPDAFLQGLGIMDHNGRVRASMRDKFKQINAFLHHLQPIIPETNRPLTLIDCGCGNAYLTFAAYHYLNNIQNIPARLIGIDHNPSLIAKCRTLARDLGWTDLAFHNSNIADFTPQTPPDIVFSLHACDTATDDAIACAVQWNSPVILAAPCCQHELRPQLDASVFAPVMAHGILKGRTADILTDACRAQILGILGYRTELIEFIDSKHTPKNILIRAKKTARTSDPALVQEYCTMRDFWHITPSLERLLARQLAPLLS; encoded by the coding sequence ATGCGGTGTGAAACAAATTACAAAACCGCCATCCTCAATGCGGTATCAAACCCCGAAACCTTTCTCAGGCTTACCCTGAGCCATCCGCGTCGCGGCACAACCTGTAACAAAATCGCCGTCCGCATGGTCCAGATCAAAAACGCGCTCCACCTCCAGATCGCGCGATATAGCCGCACGCAAGACATCACGGAAAACATCCGACTGACCGACGCGAACGCCGCACTCGACGAACTACTCGCCCTACCCTTCACGCAAATCCATGTACAAACCAGCCGAGAAGACCTCCACATTCGCATTACAAAAAAAGGCCGCGCACTATTCAAACGCGCAAAACCCTCGCGTCCAAACATCAAACCCACTCTCTCGCACAACCGCGTTAAACACCATCCCCTATCCGACAACCGTCCCGACGCCTTTCTCCAGGGCCTCGGCATCATGGATCACAACGGGCGTGTGCGCGCATCCATGCGCGACAAATTCAAACAAATCAACGCCTTTCTCCACCACTTACAACCTATCATACCAGAAACAAATCGCCCCCTCACCCTCATAGACTGCGGTTGCGGCAACGCGTATCTCACATTTGCAGCGTATCACTACCTGAACAACATTCAGAATATCCCCGCGCGACTCATCGGCATTGACCACAACCCATCCCTCATCGCCAAATGTCGCACCCTCGCCCGTGACCTCGGCTGGACAGACCTCGCCTTTCACAATTCCAACATCGCCGACTTCACACCCCAAACACCGCCCGACATCGTCTTTAGCCTGCACGCCTGCGACACAGCAACCGACGACGCCATTGCCTGCGCCGTACAGTGGAACAGCCCCGTCATCCTCGCAGCCCCCTGCTGCCAGCACGAACTGCGCCCACAACTCGACGCATCTGTCTTCGCACCCGTAATGGCACATGGCATCCTCAAAGGGCGCACCGCCGACATCCTCACCGACGCCTGCCGCGCACAAATCCTGGGCATACTGGGCTATCGCACAGAACTCATAGAATTCATCGACTCCAAACACACGCCCAAAAACATCCTCATCCGCGCAAAAAAAACCGCCCGAACAAGTGATCCAGCCCTCGTTCAAGAGTATTGCACCATGCGCGACTTCTGGCACATCACCCCCAGCCTCGAGCGACTGCTCGCCCGCCAACTCGCGCCCCTCTTATCCTGA